The Nitrogeniibacter aestuarii genome has a window encoding:
- the mpl gene encoding UDP-N-acetylmuramate:L-alanyl-gamma-D-glutamyl-meso-diaminopimelate ligase, translated as MHIHILGICGTFMGGLAVLARAAGHTVTGCDANVYPPMSTQLESEGIELTQGYGVEQLDIAPDVFVVGNAISRGNPLLEAILNAGLPYVSGPQWLAEHVLQGKWVLGVAGTHGKTTTSSMLAWLLEDGGLNPGFLIGGVTGNFGVSARLTDSPFFVIEADEYDTAFCDKRSKFVHYRPRTAILNNLEFDHADIFVDLAAIETQFHHLVRIMPGQGRVIANANAPALDRVLERGCWSELERFAGDGGWTATLDADGTGHFAFDGASVGSVMMPMAGEHNLHNALAAIAAARHAGVPAAMSVEALSRFKGVKRRLEVRGTVGGVTVYDDFAHHPTAIALTIDGLRKREHDGRILAVLEPRSNTMKLGVMKAQLPDSLMAADAVFCYAGGVDWDVAGALNPLGAKLDVRTDLDALVSAIVAEARPGDHVLVMSNGGFGGIHQKLLDALA; from the coding sequence ATGCATATTCACATTCTGGGCATTTGCGGCACCTTCATGGGGGGGCTTGCGGTGCTCGCTCGGGCCGCTGGACACACGGTGACCGGGTGCGATGCCAACGTCTATCCGCCCATGAGCACTCAGCTTGAATCCGAAGGGATCGAGCTGACCCAGGGCTATGGGGTGGAGCAACTGGATATCGCCCCCGACGTGTTTGTCGTCGGCAATGCCATCTCCCGCGGGAATCCGCTGCTCGAGGCGATTCTGAATGCCGGTCTGCCCTATGTCTCCGGGCCGCAGTGGCTTGCCGAGCATGTGCTGCAGGGCAAATGGGTTCTGGGGGTGGCCGGCACGCATGGCAAGACGACCACCAGTTCCATGCTGGCGTGGCTGCTCGAGGATGGTGGCCTCAATCCCGGCTTCCTGATCGGTGGCGTGACCGGCAATTTTGGTGTCTCGGCGCGGCTGACCGACTCCCCGTTCTTCGTGATCGAGGCCGATGAATACGACACGGCCTTCTGCGACAAGCGCTCCAAGTTCGTGCACTACCGCCCGCGCACGGCGATTCTGAACAACCTGGAGTTCGATCACGCCGATATCTTTGTCGATCTGGCGGCCATCGAGACCCAGTTCCATCATCTGGTGCGCATCATGCCCGGGCAGGGGCGCGTCATCGCCAATGCCAATGCGCCGGCGCTGGACAGGGTGCTTGAGCGGGGATGCTGGTCCGAGCTGGAGCGCTTCGCCGGCGACGGTGGCTGGACGGCCACGCTCGATGCCGATGGCACCGGGCACTTTGCATTCGATGGCGCGTCCGTCGGTTCCGTGATGATGCCCATGGCGGGCGAGCACAATCTGCACAACGCGCTTGCCGCCATTGCCGCAGCCCGTCACGCGGGGGTGCCGGCGGCCATGTCGGTCGAGGCCCTGTCCCGCTTCAAGGGCGTCAAGCGTCGGCTGGAAGTGCGTGGCACGGTCGGTGGTGTGACGGTTTATGACGACTTCGCCCACCACCCAACCGCTATTGCGCTGACCATCGATGGGTTGCGTAAGCGCGAGCACGACGGCCGGATTCTGGCGGTGCTCGAACCGCGGTCCAATACCATGAAGCTGGGTGTGATGAAGGCGCAGCTGCCGGACAGCCTCATGGCGGCTGACGCCGTGTTCTGTTACGCCGGCGGGGTGGATTGGGACGTGGCAGGCGCGTTGAACCCGCTCGGGGCCAAGCTCGATGTCCGCACCGATCTGGACGCCCTGGTGAGCGCCATCGTGGCCGAAGCCCGTCCGGGTGACCATGTGCTGGTCATGAGCAACGGCGGGTTTGGCGGTATTCACCAGAAGCTGCTTGACGCGCTTGCCTGA
- a CDS encoding TlpA disulfide reductase family protein, whose translation MKSLPKPLLYVLVAIVAAAAGYWTSRGGGGVYLMPRLDSKAAAEGDTNAVAPEAGLQVHALRLPDANGQFHDLKTLKGKIAVVNFWATWCPPCRREIPEFVETYEQFKDQNVAFVGLSLDMPDKVADFRDEYRVNYPLLIAPPEILQLAARLGNPSQALPFTVILDGEGMIREIRLGTLSKAELEGKIRALML comes from the coding sequence ATGAAGTCTCTGCCCAAACCCCTGCTTTACGTGCTCGTGGCGATCGTTGCTGCTGCTGCCGGTTACTGGACCAGCCGTGGCGGTGGCGGTGTGTACCTCATGCCTCGTCTGGATTCCAAAGCCGCCGCTGAAGGCGACACCAATGCCGTGGCGCCCGAAGCCGGTCTTCAGGTACATGCGCTGCGTCTGCCCGACGCCAACGGCCAGTTTCACGACCTGAAAACACTCAAGGGCAAGATCGCGGTGGTAAACTTCTGGGCGACCTGGTGTCCGCCCTGCCGGCGGGAAATCCCGGAGTTTGTCGAGACTTATGAGCAGTTCAAGGACCAGAACGTCGCGTTCGTCGGCCTGAGCCTGGACATGCCCGACAAGGTCGCCGATTTTCGCGATGAATACCGGGTGAATTATCCCCTGCTGATCGCACCGCCGGAAATCCTCCAGCTGGCGGCCAGACTGGGCAATCCCTCCCAGGCATTGCCGTTCACTGTCATCCTCGATGGCGAAGGCATGATTCGCGAGATCAGGCTCGGCACCTTGAGCAAAGCGGAACTTGAGGGCAAAATTCGGGCGCTGATGCTCTGA
- a CDS encoding BON domain-containing protein, with protein sequence MMNKGLRSTVLALALAAAAVPLLQGCFPVVAGGVGAGAMMAADRRTSGAYVEDEGIEWKASAAVKEKLGDLVHLNITSYNRNVLITGEVPNETVKTQLPGIVASVPNVRGITNDAQVAGHSSLTSRSNDALITSKIKARMIDSEAVQANLIKVVTEAGTVYLMGLVTRNEADAATLVARTTSGVKKVVRVFEYIDANEARRLDLLKRDQ encoded by the coding sequence ATGATGAATAAAGGTCTGCGCAGCACCGTGCTCGCACTCGCCCTGGCCGCTGCGGCCGTTCCACTGCTGCAGGGGTGCTTCCCCGTGGTGGCCGGCGGTGTTGGCGCCGGTGCCATGATGGCCGCCGATCGCCGCACTTCCGGCGCCTATGTGGAAGACGAAGGCATCGAGTGGAAAGCCAGCGCCGCGGTGAAAGAAAAACTGGGCGATCTGGTGCACTTGAACATCACGTCCTACAACCGCAACGTCCTCATCACCGGCGAAGTGCCGAACGAGACGGTCAAGACCCAATTGCCGGGCATCGTGGCCAGCGTGCCGAACGTACGCGGTATCACCAATGACGCTCAGGTTGCAGGCCATAGCTCCCTCACCTCGCGCAGCAACGACGCGCTGATCACGTCCAAGATCAAGGCGCGCATGATCGACTCGGAGGCTGTGCAGGCCAATCTCATCAAGGTGGTCACCGAAGCCGGTACCGTCTATCTGATGGGTCTGGTGACCCGCAATGAAGCGGATGCCGCCACGCTGGTGGCACGCACCACCAGCGGCGTGAAGAAAGTGGTTCGCGTGTTCGAGTACATCGACGCCAACGAGGCGCGCCGGCTGGATCTGCTCAAGCGCGACCAGTAA
- the aroQ gene encoding type II 3-dehydroquinate dehydratase, giving the protein MTPKKRTKKSQSDAQSEAQSAPDNSTLILVLHGPNLNLLGTREPEVYGRTTLNDIHEAMLNRCQVASVRLESFQSNHEGELVDRIQAAASEGVDFIIINPAAYTHTSVAMRDALAAVAIPYVEVHLSNVHAREAFRHHSYFSDQAVGVICGLGADGYLAALDFALNRLTQD; this is encoded by the coding sequence ATGACGCCGAAAAAACGCACGAAAAAGTCACAAAGCGACGCCCAAAGCGAAGCGCAAAGTGCGCCCGACAACAGCACCCTCATCCTGGTGCTGCACGGCCCCAACCTCAATCTGCTCGGCACCCGCGAGCCCGAGGTTTACGGTCGCACGACGCTCAATGACATCCACGAAGCCATGCTCAACCGCTGCCAGGTGGCGAGCGTGCGGCTCGAATCCTTCCAGAGCAATCACGAAGGCGAGCTTGTGGACCGCATTCAGGCCGCGGCGTCCGAAGGCGTGGATTTCATCATCATCAATCCGGCAGCCTATACACACACCAGCGTCGCCATGCGTGACGCGCTGGCGGCGGTCGCCATTCCCTACGTGGAGGTTCACCTGTCGAACGTCCACGCCCGGGAGGCGTTCCGCCACCATTCCTATTTTTCCGACCAAGCCGTGGGTGTGATCTGCGGGCTGGGTGCCGATGGCTACCTGGCTGCGCTCGATTTCGCCCTCAACCGGCTGACTCAAGATTAA
- a CDS encoding phosphoheptose isomerase — translation MDLNARISDQFEQSIATKRAAAELMVAPIAQAVDLMTGSLMNGGKILACGNGGSAADAQHFAAELVNRFEMERPPLASIALTTDTSTLTSIANDYAYDQVFAKQVAALGHPGDILLAISTSGNSPNVIEAIHVAHEREMHVVALTGKGGGQMIELLGPDDVHLCVPAERTARIQEVHLLVLHCLCDGIDSLLLGVE, via the coding sequence GACCAGTTTGAACAGAGCATCGCGACCAAGCGTGCCGCCGCCGAACTCATGGTGGCGCCCATCGCCCAGGCAGTCGACCTGATGACCGGCAGCCTCATGAATGGCGGCAAGATTCTCGCCTGCGGCAACGGCGGTTCTGCGGCAGACGCACAGCACTTCGCGGCCGAGCTGGTCAACCGGTTCGAGATGGAACGTCCGCCGCTCGCGTCGATTGCGCTGACCACCGACACGTCAACACTCACCTCGATCGCCAACGACTACGCCTACGACCAGGTCTTTGCCAAACAGGTTGCGGCACTCGGGCATCCGGGCGACATCCTGCTGGCCATTTCCACCAGCGGTAACTCGCCCAACGTGATCGAAGCCATCCATGTGGCCCACGAACGGGAAATGCACGTGGTTGCGCTCACCGGCAAAGGCGGCGGCCAGATGATCGAACTGCTCGGCCCGGATGATGTCCATCTGTGCGTCCCGGCCGAGCGTACGGCACGCATTCAGGAAGTTCACCTGCTGGTGCTGCACTGCCTGTGCGACGGTATCGATAGCCTTCTACTTGGAGTTGAATGA